Proteins co-encoded in one Nonlabens agnitus genomic window:
- a CDS encoding AAA family ATPase → MSQFDHIKEIAKYGLENDREQLLSALNELVEHSKKTKKVNFAIQLQSIVKESIRQQSANNLTKVGSDSYHQRIDDRDIQELILEKVTSDYTLENIVADDSVMQELEHFVEEHNKIDLLQRFNLPVSNKLLLHGPSGCGKTLASYVIAGELKKMMVVVNLGAIVSSKLGETSKNLSKIFKKASLENCIIFLDEFDSLGKIRDYSQDHGEMKRVVNTILQLFDYLPQSSIVIAATNQKEMLDTALTRRFDSIIGFSLPNREQIKSLVELTLNKSGFTFSNKAAASKIMTQSKGLSYYSIQKTLMTAIKRSLFKQNDKSTKSITKIDTTIWKELVASEKKSLQV, encoded by the coding sequence TTGAGTCAATTTGATCACATAAAAGAGATAGCAAAATACGGTCTGGAAAACGACCGTGAACAATTATTGTCTGCTCTTAATGAATTAGTTGAACACTCAAAGAAGACCAAAAAAGTAAATTTTGCTATTCAATTACAGTCTATAGTAAAGGAATCCATACGTCAACAAAGTGCAAATAACTTGACCAAAGTTGGTTCTGATTCCTACCATCAAAGAATAGATGATCGTGATATTCAAGAATTAATTCTTGAAAAAGTAACTTCTGACTATACTCTTGAGAATATTGTTGCTGATGATTCTGTTATGCAAGAATTAGAGCATTTTGTAGAAGAGCATAATAAAATAGATTTACTTCAGCGATTTAATCTTCCTGTTTCTAATAAATTACTTTTACACGGTCCTTCTGGATGTGGTAAAACATTAGCTTCCTATGTGATTGCTGGCGAATTAAAAAAGATGATGGTTGTCGTTAATTTGGGAGCAATAGTTTCATCTAAATTAGGAGAGACAAGTAAAAACCTTTCTAAGATTTTTAAAAAAGCATCACTTGAGAATTGCATCATATTTTTAGATGAATTTGATAGTCTTGGAAAAATAAGAGATTATAGTCAGGATCACGGCGAAATGAAAAGAGTAGTTAATACTATCCTTCAATTATTCGATTATTTACCTCAGAGCAGCATTGTTATAGCAGCTACAAATCAAAAAGAAATGCTCGACACAGCCTTGACTAGAAGGTTTGATAGTATTATTGGGTTTTCTTTACCTAATAGAGAGCAAATCAAGAGTCTTGTTGAACTGACTTTGAATAAAAGTGGATTTACCTTCAGCAATAAAGCAGCGGCTAGTAAGATAATGACTCAAAGTAAAGGGTTATCTTACTATAGCATCCAAAAAACTTTAATGACTGCAATTAAGAGAAGTTTATTTAAACAGAATGACAAGTCGACCAAATCGATTACAAAGATCGACACTACCATCTGGAAAGAACTTGTCGCATCAGAAAAAAAGTCATTACAAGTTTAA
- a CDS encoding S8 family peptidase, whose translation MPNKNHLRIIPERQMQESGAVKFNYGFASTDEENTREPNYNYMARVFRRDLRNYESDVVAKIEARDVSIDVPHNVDYVEIEFMGQFHLEEYYEKWYNTFGLEGVRFTEYNRKGLFAIADREKFANFIASVQAVILKGTRNAQAQIPSRYVLYVKHFELLTSADIIQLDTERLGNVVMLKTIELPANTDLENEIINALEAYLIEQEISHTIDREVNRIELYDVTAAQLFVIAQNFDIIESATSSLTGVVRPGIYNVVKRGAGFEIANSDQDLPIIGILDTGISMETPLASITINDDSFSLDGSPLIDTYDRDGHGTMVGALASLGKYNHQNEFQGEVNADAKLLSIKLLADGRGYLSENKVIKLLRDAKDKYPGMMIFVLTICYTDPKHKNQPFSNYTFELDKFAHETNSLIFISTGNNDMSKNENTDYDLEYFNNDSTNLSTPADSMNNMTVGAAADGLYDGAFNGISMGKEYPTIFSRKDATDLAAIYPPTKKNKNLFKPDVIESGGDYGFYRPNTIDFMDNAAISVLSNNPARGYMKEVGTSLSAPLIANIAAKLKIVYPEINAQTIKALIINSASLERTIYPENVNLLLNRTAGYGVTDIDKALFSNENGATLILEDTINSDEQKIYPINFPEYLVTADLGKKRGILKVTGTLCFSFLPLQHNQLTYCPIHMAFSVFRNHTSDQINSKDKDLNSKLRTGQTWSQSARAKKNPVPYSNVQKIEFNINFEHLRDEDQVLKLAVQSRLSNQIMPSQVENYPTEYNFSLVLKIEETVRNSTGRLYDELRAINNLEIINNIENEIDLEGEI comes from the coding sequence ATGCCAAATAAAAATCATTTAAGAATTATCCCAGAAAGACAAATGCAGGAATCAGGTGCTGTTAAATTCAATTATGGATTTGCATCTACCGATGAAGAAAATACGCGTGAGCCCAATTATAATTATATGGCCCGTGTATTTAGAAGAGATTTGCGTAACTATGAAAGTGATGTAGTGGCAAAAATTGAGGCTAGAGATGTTTCCATAGACGTTCCCCATAATGTTGATTATGTTGAGATAGAGTTTATGGGGCAATTTCATCTTGAAGAGTATTATGAAAAGTGGTATAATACTTTTGGGCTTGAAGGTGTAAGATTTACTGAGTATAATAGAAAGGGTCTCTTTGCAATAGCTGATCGAGAAAAATTCGCCAATTTCATAGCAAGTGTACAAGCTGTTATTTTAAAAGGAACGCGCAATGCACAAGCACAAATACCTTCGCGATATGTTCTCTATGTAAAACATTTTGAATTGCTCACTTCTGCTGATATTATTCAATTAGACACCGAAAGACTAGGTAATGTTGTGATGCTTAAAACCATTGAGTTACCTGCAAATACCGATTTAGAAAATGAAATAATTAATGCACTAGAAGCTTATTTAATTGAACAAGAAATTAGTCACACGATTGACAGAGAAGTAAATAGAATAGAGCTATATGATGTGACTGCTGCACAATTATTTGTAATAGCTCAAAATTTTGATATTATTGAAAGTGCTACATCCTCGTTAACAGGAGTTGTTAGACCAGGTATTTACAATGTTGTTAAACGTGGTGCTGGTTTTGAAATAGCAAACTCGGATCAAGATTTACCCATTATAGGTATTTTAGATACCGGCATCAGTATGGAAACTCCATTAGCTTCTATTACAATTAATGATGACAGTTTTTCACTAGATGGAAGTCCACTTATAGATACATATGATAGAGATGGGCACGGCACTATGGTTGGCGCTTTGGCTTCGCTCGGAAAATATAATCATCAAAATGAATTTCAAGGAGAAGTAAATGCAGATGCAAAACTATTATCAATAAAGCTTTTAGCAGATGGACGTGGTTATCTGTCTGAAAATAAGGTTATCAAACTATTAAGAGATGCGAAAGACAAATACCCTGGAATGATGATTTTTGTCCTTACAATTTGCTATACTGACCCTAAACATAAAAACCAACCTTTTTCTAACTACACATTTGAACTTGACAAGTTTGCTCACGAAACAAATAGTCTAATTTTCATAAGCACGGGCAATAATGATATGTCCAAAAACGAGAATACTGATTATGATTTAGAATATTTTAATAATGACAGTACTAATCTGAGTACTCCAGCAGATTCAATGAATAATATGACCGTAGGAGCTGCGGCTGATGGACTTTACGACGGTGCGTTTAATGGAATAAGTATGGGCAAAGAGTATCCTACAATTTTCTCTCGCAAGGATGCTACAGATTTGGCAGCAATATATCCGCCAACAAAAAAGAACAAAAATCTGTTTAAGCCAGACGTAATTGAAAGTGGAGGAGATTATGGTTTCTACAGACCAAATACTATTGATTTTATGGATAATGCTGCTATTTCCGTTCTTTCAAATAATCCAGCGAGAGGTTATATGAAAGAAGTCGGCACTAGCCTTTCCGCTCCATTAATTGCAAATATAGCTGCAAAACTGAAAATTGTCTACCCTGAAATTAATGCTCAAACAATAAAAGCGTTAATTATAAATAGTGCTAGTTTAGAACGTACGATTTATCCAGAAAATGTAAATCTACTTTTAAATAGAACTGCTGGTTATGGCGTAACAGATATAGATAAGGCATTGTTTTCAAACGAGAATGGCGCAACATTAATTTTGGAAGATACCATAAACTCTGATGAACAAAAGATTTACCCAATCAACTTTCCCGAGTATCTAGTAACAGCCGATTTAGGTAAGAAAAGAGGAATATTAAAAGTGACTGGTACATTGTGTTTTAGTTTTTTACCGTTACAGCATAATCAACTTACATATTGCCCAATACATATGGCTTTCAGTGTGTTTAGAAATCATACTTCAGATCAAATAAATAGTAAAGACAAAGATCTTAATAGCAAACTACGAACTGGTCAAACCTGGTCTCAATCTGCAAGAGCAAAGAAAAACCCAGTTCCCTATAGTAATGTTCAAAAAATTGAGTTCAACATTAACTTTGAACATTTGAGAGATGAAGATCAAGTATTAAAGCTTGCAGTACAATCCAGATTATCCAATCAGATTATGCCTTCGCAAGTGGAAAACTATCCAACAGAATATAATTTTTCTTTGGTATTAAAAATTGAAGAAACTGTTAGAAATAGTACAGGTAGACTCTATGACGAACTGCGAGCTATTAATAACCTAGAGATCATAAATAATATTGAAAATGAGATAGACTTAGAAGGAGAAATTTAA